Proteins co-encoded in one Opitutus terrae PB90-1 genomic window:
- a CDS encoding threonine dehydratase: protein MPPLPSLAEIESAAALVRPVVPSTPQYSWPLLNARAGCEVWVKHENHAPLGAFKVRGGLVYFDRLRQREPALCGVIAATRGNHGQSVAFAAGRYGFSATIVVPRGNNPEKNSAMRALGAELVEHGEDFQAALEHARRLAAGRELHLVPSFHRDLVCGVAVSALDFLRQAPPLDAVYVPIGLGSGICAMIAARDALGWTTPIIGVAADRAPAVALSFAAGQIVTHPSTTLLADGLACSTPNAEAFPHILRGVAGVVRVTEEEIAAALRAAFSDTHNAIEGAAAAALAALLQEKDRRAGKRVGVVFTGGNIDSALLAQVLAAA, encoded by the coding sequence ATGCCCCCGCTGCCCTCTCTGGCCGAAATCGAATCCGCCGCGGCGCTCGTTCGCCCCGTGGTGCCTTCGACGCCGCAATACAGCTGGCCGCTGTTGAATGCTCGCGCCGGCTGCGAGGTTTGGGTGAAGCACGAAAACCACGCCCCGCTCGGCGCGTTCAAGGTTCGGGGCGGGCTCGTCTACTTCGACCGGCTGCGGCAGCGCGAGCCGGCGCTGTGCGGCGTGATCGCCGCGACGCGCGGCAACCACGGGCAGTCGGTCGCGTTCGCCGCCGGCCGCTACGGGTTCTCTGCCACCATCGTCGTGCCGCGCGGCAACAATCCGGAGAAAAACAGCGCCATGCGCGCACTCGGCGCGGAGCTGGTCGAACACGGCGAAGATTTCCAGGCAGCGCTCGAACACGCCCGGCGGCTCGCCGCCGGGCGCGAGTTGCACTTGGTGCCGTCATTTCACCGCGATCTCGTCTGCGGGGTCGCCGTGTCCGCCCTCGACTTTCTTCGGCAGGCGCCGCCACTCGATGCCGTCTACGTGCCGATCGGGCTCGGCTCCGGCATCTGTGCGATGATCGCCGCGCGCGACGCACTCGGGTGGACCACGCCGATCATCGGTGTCGCCGCCGATCGCGCGCCGGCCGTCGCGCTGTCCTTTGCGGCCGGGCAGATCGTCACGCATCCGTCGACCACCCTCCTCGCGGATGGGCTCGCCTGCTCCACGCCCAACGCCGAGGCCTTCCCGCATATACTGCGCGGCGTCGCGGGGGTGGTGCGAGTGACCGAGGAGGAAATCGCCGCCGCCCTCCGCGCAGCGTTTTCGGATACGCACAACGCGATCGAGGGTGCCGCCGCCGCGGCGCTCGCGGCCCTGCTGCAGGAAAAGGATCGGCGCGCCGGCAAACGCGTCGGTGTGGTGTTCACCGGCGGCAACATCGACAGCGCGCTGCTGGCGCAGGTACTTGCCGCCGCCTGA
- a CDS encoding DoxX family protein, which produces MKFVAACTAIEAALARIGAALQSPLLLVVRGWWGWSFTRTGWGKLTHLERTTEYFASLNLPMPKLNALAAGGTECLGGLLLLVGLFSRVASPALIFVMLVAYVTADRQALQSIATDPDAFTGAAPFLFLFAALLVFAFGPGRYSVDAWVRKRP; this is translated from the coding sequence ATGAAATTCGTCGCCGCCTGCACCGCAATCGAAGCCGCACTCGCCCGGATCGGCGCAGCGCTGCAATCGCCGCTGCTGCTCGTCGTCCGGGGATGGTGGGGCTGGTCGTTCACCCGCACTGGCTGGGGCAAACTCACGCACCTCGAACGAACAACCGAGTATTTCGCGAGCCTGAACCTGCCGATGCCCAAGCTCAACGCGCTGGCGGCGGGCGGGACCGAGTGCCTGGGCGGCTTGCTGCTGTTAGTGGGACTATTTTCCCGCGTGGCGTCACCGGCGCTGATTTTCGTAATGCTGGTGGCCTACGTGACGGCGGATCGGCAAGCGCTGCAGTCGATCGCGACCGATCCCGACGCGTTCACGGGTGCGGCGCCGTTCCTGTTTCTGTTCGCGGCGCTGCTCGTGTTCGCGTTCGGGCCGGGCCGATACTCGGTCGACGCGTGGGTGCGAAAACGGCCGTGA
- a CDS encoding ATP-binding protein: protein MDQPALASLTFTAAEVEWIAAHPVVRVGLDPSWPPFSSVDARGNCVGIDVDLLKRLGRQLGITFECSTRGSWEEVYAAAQRGEFDVLAGTASTPEREKDFIFTEPYFRFPVVIVTRTDEPLLWSVLDLGGRKLVGVRGYAPTSEMQRRYPDLVVDLVDTVEQAMNRVADGEADAFVSNLPNVSFVAKTHGLTNLKIAGVLPESFDLRYAVRLDAPILRSLLDRAIRRLSEAERQAIVHPWIRVDYAKVIRWDIVWKTALGILLVFGTVIGAVVYHNRRLARELQARIRLQHQLEETGDALMRLNEEKTELLQMAAHDLRGPLTGIQLVMDASLRMNAVPQGEALRMVDEQVHRMTTLLGNLLDADALEHGRREFVCEPIEPAAMLRAAVASILPMADHKAIRLDTNAVPATMPPVQADATALRQILDNLLSNALKYSPRERTVTLAMEQRNGAVRLEVRDQGPGVAPHETERIFVKYARGTARPTGGEKSTGLGLSIVRQLATAMNGRVWCEHRPGEGGYFALVIPLAGLPTPSIAGPNAETKPG, encoded by the coding sequence ATGGACCAGCCGGCTCTGGCGTCGCTGACGTTCACCGCCGCGGAGGTGGAGTGGATTGCGGCCCATCCGGTGGTGAGGGTCGGACTCGATCCGAGTTGGCCGCCGTTCAGTTCGGTCGACGCGCGTGGCAACTGCGTCGGCATCGACGTCGATTTGCTGAAGCGGCTCGGCCGGCAACTGGGGATCACGTTTGAGTGTTCGACGCGCGGCAGTTGGGAGGAGGTCTACGCGGCGGCGCAGCGCGGCGAGTTTGACGTGCTGGCGGGAACGGCGAGCACGCCGGAGCGGGAGAAGGACTTCATCTTTACCGAGCCATATTTCCGATTCCCCGTTGTGATCGTCACGCGTACGGACGAGCCGCTGCTCTGGTCGGTGCTGGATCTGGGCGGCCGGAAACTGGTGGGCGTGCGCGGTTATGCCCCGACCTCGGAGATGCAGCGGCGCTATCCCGATCTCGTGGTGGACCTGGTCGATACCGTGGAGCAGGCGATGAATCGCGTGGCCGACGGTGAGGCGGATGCATTTGTCAGCAACCTGCCCAACGTCAGCTTTGTGGCGAAGACGCATGGGCTGACCAACCTGAAGATCGCGGGCGTACTGCCGGAAAGCTTCGACTTGCGCTACGCGGTGCGCCTTGACGCGCCGATCCTCCGCAGCCTGCTCGACCGGGCGATCCGCCGGCTCTCCGAGGCCGAGCGGCAGGCGATCGTGCATCCGTGGATCCGGGTGGATTATGCGAAGGTGATCCGCTGGGACATCGTGTGGAAGACGGCGCTTGGGATCCTGCTGGTCTTCGGCACGGTGATCGGCGCGGTGGTCTATCACAACCGGCGGCTGGCGCGCGAACTGCAGGCGCGCATCCGGTTGCAGCATCAGCTCGAGGAAACGGGGGACGCGCTGATGCGGTTGAACGAGGAGAAGACGGAGCTGCTGCAGATGGCGGCGCACGACCTGCGTGGGCCGTTGACCGGCATTCAACTCGTGATGGACGCCAGTCTGCGGATGAACGCGGTGCCGCAGGGAGAAGCGTTGCGGATGGTCGACGAGCAGGTGCACCGGATGACGACGCTTCTAGGCAACCTGCTCGATGCCGACGCGCTGGAGCATGGACGGCGGGAGTTCGTGTGCGAGCCGATCGAACCGGCGGCGATGCTGCGGGCCGCGGTAGCTTCAATCCTGCCGATGGCCGACCACAAGGCCATCCGCCTCGATACGAACGCGGTGCCCGCGACGATGCCGCCCGTGCAGGCGGATGCGACGGCCCTGCGCCAAATCCTGGATAATTTGCTTTCGAACGCGCTGAAGTATTCCCCGCGCGAAAGGACGGTGACGCTGGCGATGGAGCAGCGAAACGGCGCGGTGCGACTCGAGGTGCGCGATCAGGGCCCGGGCGTGGCGCCGCACGAGACGGAACGGATTTTTGTGAAATACGCCCGCGGCACGGCGCGGCCCACCGGCGGCGAGAAATCGACCGGACTGGGGCTGTCGATCGTGCGGCAGCTGGCGACCGCCATGAACGGCCGCGTGTGGTGCGAACACCGGCCCGGCGAGGGCGGCTATTTCGCGCTGGTGATTCCGCTCGCCGGCCTGCCGACGCCGTCGATCGCGGGGCCGAACGCCGAAACGAAGCCGGGGTAG
- a CDS encoding PAS domain S-box protein, which yields MTRPTPLDAARAFRIDEMFFSTTDPAGRILSGNEVFVRVSGYDRAKMIGRAHNLIRHPHMPRAAFRIVWEHLQSARPAVALIKNLASDGRHYWVVAYLTPIRGGFLSIRFKPSSAWLPAVEALYAQMCGCEREHEERGASRDAGMDAAAAILQRVLRERGFDSYETFMRTLLHDEMKSRDAALAAQGLRLFPEAIEAGEGRGRLAAIHEHGCRAYEQINALYAQLDDFVQLNEQISTQAGQVLEQTADFRFIAFNAALRAARLGEEGRSLSVISEHLGAISTGTSRQVGGLVEQIGAVTDRLRVVIFSLAAARLQIEMVLSFCAELAVTRGAGEEAGRRGMIADLQLAFSDTAARGGEALGGLGQRLGALEGAAEDLRRSVLTLQVAQVTGMVEATRLRDDDSFAVMFGDLRSRVESTKLQLAELGGIGSRLAQLAGQTPEITGAMLAAARRMADEVAALGGDAIDATGSERGAARPGGLDDALAAVPAEAGVAG from the coding sequence ATGACCAGACCGACCCCGCTTGATGCAGCCCGCGCGTTCCGGATCGACGAGATGTTCTTTTCGACGACCGATCCTGCCGGCCGGATCCTCTCCGGCAACGAGGTCTTCGTGCGCGTTAGCGGTTACGACCGGGCCAAGATGATCGGCCGGGCGCACAACCTGATCCGGCACCCGCACATGCCGCGCGCAGCTTTTCGGATTGTTTGGGAACATCTGCAAAGCGCTCGCCCGGCGGTCGCGCTGATCAAGAATCTCGCGTCGGACGGGCGGCACTATTGGGTGGTCGCGTACCTCACGCCGATCCGCGGCGGATTTTTGTCGATCCGGTTCAAGCCCTCGAGCGCGTGGCTGCCGGCGGTGGAAGCGCTGTATGCGCAGATGTGCGGGTGCGAGCGGGAGCATGAGGAGCGCGGCGCCAGCCGCGACGCCGGCATGGATGCCGCGGCCGCGATTTTGCAGCGCGTGCTGCGCGAGCGCGGTTTTGACAGCTACGAGACGTTCATGCGCACGCTGCTGCACGACGAGATGAAATCGCGCGATGCCGCGCTGGCCGCGCAGGGGCTTCGGTTGTTTCCCGAGGCGATCGAAGCCGGCGAGGGGCGGGGCCGGCTGGCCGCGATCCACGAGCATGGTTGTCGGGCCTATGAACAGATCAACGCGCTTTACGCCCAACTCGACGATTTCGTCCAGCTGAACGAACAGATCAGCACGCAGGCCGGGCAGGTGTTGGAGCAGACGGCGGACTTTCGGTTCATCGCCTTCAACGCGGCGCTGCGCGCGGCGCGGCTGGGTGAGGAGGGACGCAGCCTCAGCGTGATCTCGGAGCATCTCGGCGCGATTTCGACGGGGACATCCCGGCAGGTTGGCGGACTCGTCGAGCAGATCGGCGCGGTGACCGACCGGTTGCGCGTGGTGATCTTCAGCCTGGCCGCGGCCCGGCTGCAAATCGAGATGGTGTTGAGTTTTTGCGCCGAGCTGGCGGTGACTCGTGGGGCGGGGGAAGAAGCCGGGCGGCGCGGGATGATTGCCGACCTGCAGCTGGCCTTCAGCGACACGGCGGCGCGCGGGGGCGAGGCGCTGGGCGGCTTGGGACAACGGCTGGGGGCCTTGGAAGGAGCCGCCGAGGATCTGCGCCGGAGCGTGCTCACGCTGCAGGTCGCGCAGGTGACCGGGATGGTTGAGGCGACCCGGTTGCGCGACGACGACTCGTTCGCGGTGATGTTTGGCGATCTTCGCAGCCGTGTGGAATCGACCAAGCTCCAACTCGCCGAGCTCGGCGGCATCGGCAGCCGGCTCGCGCAGCTGGCCGGTCAAACGCCGGAAATCACGGGCGCGATGCTGGCGGCGGCGCGGCGGATGGCTGACGAGGTCGCCGCGCTCGGGGGTGATGCGATCGATGCGACAGGATCCGAACGGGGTGCCGCGAGGCCCGGTGGGTTGGACGACGCGCTGGCGGCAGTTCCGGCGGAGGCCGGCGTGGCGGGATAA
- the rsgA gene encoding ribosome small subunit-dependent GTPase A — MTLSSLGWDDFFAGAFQPFASENFLPARVALEHKHACVLLSARGEITATCTGRLLHETATRAALPAVGDWVAVRLRPESLASGAGVALVGDIHAVLPRRTAFTRRAVGDADAEQVLATNVDTVFLVTGLDRDFNLRRIERYLAVARASEAQPVVVLNKSDLHPDARGAEAEVRRITRTAPVVTLSAARGDGIAALAPWLVPGATVALLGSSGAGKSTLINRLLGKQRQDTGPLSHAMNKGRHTTTHRELLALPGGALVIDTPGLRELQLWGVDESAVAETFPEVAALAAECRFPDCTHQREPGCAVRAALDDGTLDPTRWASYEKLQREQAYAARRVDPVLARAERDRWKKIYQGQRARERIEGRWE, encoded by the coding sequence ATGACACTCTCCTCTCTCGGCTGGGACGACTTTTTTGCCGGCGCCTTCCAGCCTTTTGCCTCCGAAAATTTCCTGCCCGCACGCGTCGCCCTCGAGCACAAACATGCCTGCGTGCTGCTGTCGGCACGCGGCGAAATCACCGCCACGTGCACCGGCCGGCTGCTACATGAAACCGCCACCCGCGCGGCACTCCCCGCCGTCGGCGATTGGGTCGCCGTCCGACTCCGCCCCGAATCGCTGGCCAGCGGTGCGGGCGTCGCGCTCGTCGGCGACATTCACGCCGTGCTGCCGCGTCGCACCGCCTTCACCCGGCGCGCCGTGGGCGACGCCGACGCGGAACAGGTGCTCGCGACCAACGTGGATACGGTGTTCCTGGTCACCGGACTTGATCGCGACTTCAACCTGCGCCGGATCGAGCGCTACCTCGCCGTGGCGCGCGCCAGCGAAGCCCAACCTGTCGTCGTGCTCAACAAGTCCGACCTGCATCCCGACGCGCGCGGCGCCGAAGCAGAGGTGCGGCGCATCACCCGCACGGCGCCGGTCGTGACGTTGAGCGCGGCGCGCGGCGATGGCATCGCCGCGCTCGCACCGTGGCTTGTGCCCGGCGCGACGGTCGCGCTGCTCGGTTCCTCCGGCGCCGGCAAATCCACGTTGATCAACCGGCTGCTCGGCAAGCAACGCCAGGACACCGGCCCGCTCAGTCACGCCATGAACAAGGGCCGGCATACGACGACGCATCGCGAACTGCTCGCGCTGCCGGGCGGGGCGCTGGTGATCGACACCCCCGGACTGCGCGAACTCCAGCTCTGGGGCGTCGACGAGTCTGCAGTCGCCGAAACGTTCCCTGAAGTCGCCGCGCTCGCGGCCGAATGCCGGTTCCCAGACTGCACGCACCAGCGCGAGCCCGGCTGTGCGGTGCGCGCTGCGCTGGACGACGGCACGCTCGATCCGACGCGCTGGGCCAGTTACGAAAAGCTGCAACGCGAGCAGGCCTACGCCGCGCGGCGCGTCGATCCCGTGCTCGCCCGCGCCGAACGGGATCGTTGGAAGAAGATCTACCAGGGACAGCGCGCCCGTGAGCGGATCGAAGGACGCTGGGAGTAG
- a CDS encoding Gfo/Idh/MocA family protein, whose protein sequence is MKTFTPLTRRRFIGQLSIATAAALSLPRSLRAATSATSGKKLGIAFAGLGGYATHQLAPAIAETEHLRIAGVITGTASKGEQWRRKYDLPAGSVYSYETLDRVADNPEIDIVYVVTPPGTHRDLVVRAAKAGKHVICEKPMATNVADCDAMIAACREAGKQLGIGYRLHYEPHHQMLDRLAADPQFGPFRKMQGGFGFRMPGGRPWRLNKQLAGGGPLPDVGIYVIQAARRGAGGVWPVAVTAKEHPKTRPEVFTEVEETITWTMEFPGGATAEGWSSYNDQRNDFRAENADGRNWLEIGPAYTYGGLEGRTSRGAMDVRNINQQAAQLEDFARCVLENRETPVGGEMGRRDIAVIEAIYASAAAGGKRVEVPGL, encoded by the coding sequence ATGAAGACTTTCACCCCGCTCACCCGGCGCCGTTTCATCGGCCAGCTTTCCATCGCCACCGCGGCGGCCTTGTCGCTGCCGCGTTCACTGCGGGCCGCCACGTCCGCGACGTCCGGCAAAAAGCTGGGCATCGCTTTCGCCGGCTTGGGCGGCTACGCCACGCATCAACTCGCCCCCGCCATCGCGGAGACGGAGCACTTGCGGATCGCCGGCGTCATCACGGGCACGGCGTCGAAGGGCGAGCAGTGGCGACGGAAATACGATCTGCCGGCCGGGAGTGTTTACAGTTACGAGACGCTGGATCGCGTCGCGGACAATCCCGAGATCGACATCGTGTATGTGGTCACACCGCCGGGCACGCACCGCGATCTGGTGGTGCGCGCGGCGAAGGCGGGCAAGCACGTGATCTGCGAAAAACCGATGGCGACGAATGTGGCCGACTGCGACGCGATGATCGCGGCCTGCCGCGAGGCGGGGAAGCAGCTGGGGATCGGTTACCGGCTGCATTACGAGCCGCACCATCAGATGCTGGATCGGCTCGCGGCCGATCCGCAGTTCGGGCCCTTCAGAAAAATGCAAGGCGGGTTTGGCTTTCGGATGCCGGGTGGGCGGCCGTGGCGGTTGAACAAACAACTGGCCGGCGGCGGGCCGTTGCCGGACGTCGGGATCTACGTCATTCAGGCGGCGCGTCGGGGGGCCGGTGGCGTGTGGCCGGTGGCCGTGACCGCGAAAGAACATCCGAAAACACGGCCGGAAGTGTTCACCGAGGTCGAGGAAACGATCACGTGGACGATGGAATTTCCCGGCGGAGCGACGGCGGAGGGCTGGTCGAGCTACAACGATCAACGCAATGATTTCCGGGCGGAGAACGCCGACGGGCGCAACTGGCTCGAGATCGGGCCGGCGTACACCTATGGCGGGCTCGAAGGCCGCACGAGTCGCGGAGCGATGGACGTCCGCAACATCAATCAGCAGGCGGCGCAGCTGGAGGATTTCGCGCGGTGCGTTCTCGAAAACCGCGAGACGCCGGTCGGCGGCGAGATGGGTCGGCGCGACATCGCCGTGATCGAGGCGATTTATGCTTCGGCGGCGGCCGGAGGAAAACGCGTCGAGGTGCCGGGCCTATAG
- a CDS encoding DNA-binding domain-containing protein encodes MKASSAPHRRFRGQGLAAAARADSPARLRAFQRALKDALVRPLAVGDRVPAQAIDGRPMAEFAGEFIKPNDRLTSLERLQIYHRMYWYRLLDCFEDDNPGLCALLGRRRFHRLARAYLAECPSRSFTLRNLCSRLAAFIRAEPGWTAPRTAAAVDMARFEWAQTVAFDAESLPVLNASALAAVSAARLRLGLQPYLALLALQHPVDDYVIRVKQREAWRNAASHAQMTGVRKTPAATLPRLRREPVLVAVHRVNHQLYYKRLEPAAFRILTALRDGQPLARAVAEAGSGTTAEQIRGWFALWTELGWFCRRTTRRLQD; translated from the coding sequence ATGAAAGCGTCATCGGCGCCGCATCGGCGATTCCGCGGCCAGGGTCTGGCGGCGGCGGCGCGGGCGGACTCGCCAGCCCGACTGCGCGCGTTCCAGCGCGCGCTGAAAGACGCGCTGGTGCGGCCGCTCGCGGTGGGTGACCGGGTGCCAGCGCAGGCGATCGACGGCCGTCCCATGGCCGAGTTTGCCGGGGAATTCATCAAGCCGAACGACCGGCTGACGTCGCTCGAGCGCCTGCAGATTTATCACCGGATGTATTGGTATCGGTTGCTCGATTGCTTCGAAGACGACAATCCCGGCCTGTGCGCGTTGTTGGGCCGGCGGCGCTTCCACCGACTGGCGCGCGCCTACCTCGCGGAGTGTCCGTCCCGCTCTTTCACGCTGCGCAACCTCTGCTCGCGACTCGCGGCGTTCATTCGTGCGGAGCCCGGTTGGACCGCGCCGCGCACGGCCGCGGCAGTGGACATGGCTAGGTTCGAATGGGCGCAGACGGTCGCGTTCGATGCGGAATCGCTCCCGGTGCTGAACGCATCCGCGTTGGCGGCGGTGTCGGCCGCGCGGCTGCGGCTCGGCTTGCAGCCTTACCTTGCATTGTTGGCGCTCCAACACCCGGTCGACGACTACGTGATCCGCGTCAAGCAGCGCGAGGCCTGGCGAAATGCAGCGAGCCATGCGCAGATGACCGGCGTCCGGAAAACTCCCGCCGCCACCTTGCCGCGACTGCGGCGCGAGCCGGTGTTGGTCGCAGTGCATCGGGTGAATCACCAGCTTTACTACAAGCGGCTCGAGCCGGCGGCATTCCGAATCCTGACCGCCTTGCGTGACGGCCAGCCGCTCGCTCGCGCCGTCGCGGAAGCCGGATCGGGGACAACTGCGGAGCAGATCCGCGGGTGGTTCGCGCTTTGGACCGAGCTGGGATGGTTCTGCCGCCGAACCACCCGGCGCCTCCAAGACTAG
- a CDS encoding RDD family protein encodes MHVRLERMFTIIGGDGKEYGPATAAQVRSWIAAGRANLQTKAKALGTDEWRALGDFPEFAAPAVPPPMGGVAETTMVSPSGAALAGRGARLGARVIDWIIELICTVPGLLMIGPDFMRIVTAAMQGHEPDASELNLTRLGMGGLLLAGGWLLQLVVQVWLLSVRGQSIGKLLLRIRVVRLDDTKAGFVHAWLMREALVTLIGVVAGLLPFVGPILLRPGFHLTDWCFIFRDDQRCVHDLIAGTKVVQA; translated from the coding sequence ATGCACGTTCGCTTGGAGCGCATGTTCACGATCATCGGCGGAGACGGCAAGGAATACGGTCCGGCAACGGCGGCGCAGGTGCGCTCGTGGATCGCAGCGGGACGTGCCAATCTGCAGACGAAAGCAAAGGCGCTGGGCACCGATGAGTGGCGCGCGCTCGGCGATTTTCCCGAGTTTGCCGCGCCCGCTGTTCCACCGCCGATGGGTGGCGTCGCCGAAACGACCATGGTGTCCCCTTCCGGCGCCGCCCTCGCGGGCCGCGGCGCACGACTCGGCGCACGCGTGATCGATTGGATCATCGAGCTGATCTGCACTGTGCCCGGCCTGCTGATGATCGGCCCGGACTTCATGCGAATCGTAACGGCCGCGATGCAGGGGCACGAACCCGATGCGAGTGAACTCAACCTCACGCGACTCGGCATGGGCGGCTTGCTGCTGGCCGGAGGCTGGCTCCTGCAACTCGTCGTGCAGGTGTGGCTGCTCAGTGTGCGCGGCCAATCGATCGGCAAACTGCTGCTGCGGATACGCGTGGTGCGCCTCGACGACACCAAGGCCGGGTTCGTGCACGCCTGGCTCATGCGCGAGGCGCTGGTGACCTTGATCGGTGTGGTGGCGGGCCTGCTGCCGTTCGTCGGACCGATTCTGCTCCGGCCGGGATTCCATCTCACCGACTGGTGCTTTATTTTTCGCGACGATCAGCGCTGCGTCCACGATCTGATCGCCGGCACCAAAGTGGTGCAGGCCTGA
- a CDS encoding DUF692 domain-containing protein, producing the protein MPANAFNAHTDYGIGIGLRVPHYQHILERKPVVDWFEIISENFMVGGGRPLAVLDQILEQYRVVQHGVSLYFGSADKPDREHLKRLKALVRRTKTPWLSDHLCWGSVDGTYTHDLLPMPYTFAAAKRTAEKIRHVRDFLEVPICVENVSSYAEFHASEMTEWEFLSEVVERADCGILLDVNNIYVSSLNHGFNPYDYVDNVPHQRVGQMHVAGHTNFEKYTLDTHDHPVLDPVWRLYAHATRRCGVTATLLEWDDKIPSFDEVHAEALKANEFIDGARAATDAIGRRPHGQTAR; encoded by the coding sequence ATGCCTGCCAACGCCTTCAACGCCCACACCGACTACGGGATCGGGATCGGACTTCGCGTGCCGCACTACCAACACATCCTGGAGAGGAAGCCCGTCGTCGACTGGTTCGAGATCATCTCCGAAAATTTTATGGTGGGCGGCGGGCGCCCCCTGGCTGTGCTCGACCAGATCCTCGAGCAGTATCGAGTGGTCCAGCACGGCGTCTCCCTGTATTTCGGTTCGGCCGACAAGCCGGACCGCGAGCACCTGAAGCGCTTGAAAGCGCTGGTGCGGCGGACGAAGACCCCGTGGCTGTCCGATCATCTCTGCTGGGGCAGCGTTGACGGCACCTACACGCACGACCTGCTGCCGATGCCCTACACCTTCGCGGCGGCCAAGCGCACCGCCGAAAAAATCCGCCACGTGCGCGATTTTCTGGAGGTGCCGATCTGCGTCGAGAACGTGAGCAGCTACGCGGAGTTTCACGCGAGCGAGATGACCGAATGGGAATTCCTCAGCGAGGTCGTGGAACGCGCGGACTGTGGAATTCTGCTCGATGTAAACAATATCTATGTCTCGTCGCTGAACCACGGTTTCAATCCCTACGATTACGTGGACAACGTGCCGCACCAGCGGGTGGGGCAGATGCACGTCGCCGGGCACACGAATTTCGAAAAATATACGCTCGATACGCACGACCATCCCGTCCTCGACCCGGTCTGGCGGCTCTACGCCCACGCGACCCGACGGTGCGGGGTGACGGCCACCTTGCTCGAATGGGACGACAAGATCCCGTCCTTCGACGAAGTGCATGCCGAGGCGCTCAAGGCGAACGAGTTTATTGACGGAGCCCGCGCCGCAACGGACGCCATCGGCCGTCGGCCGCACGGCCAGACCGCGAGATGA
- a CDS encoding YhbY family RNA-binding protein, translating to MYEFPLTGAQRTFLRGLGQRLEPALKVGKGGLTPAFYSELQKQLRAHELVKLRFLGVERDERASLCDEIADQGRCVCVGSVGHTALFYRQNPEPAERSIALP from the coding sequence ATGTACGAATTCCCGCTCACCGGCGCCCAACGCACGTTCCTTCGCGGACTCGGCCAGCGGCTCGAGCCTGCATTGAAAGTTGGCAAGGGCGGGCTCACGCCGGCGTTTTACTCCGAGCTCCAGAAGCAGCTGCGCGCACACGAACTGGTGAAGCTGCGCTTCCTCGGCGTGGAACGCGACGAACGCGCCAGCCTCTGCGACGAGATCGCGGATCAGGGTCGCTGTGTGTGCGTGGGCTCGGTCGGACACACGGCGTTGTTCTACCGCCAGAATCCCGAGCCCGCCGAGCGCAGCATCGCGCTGCCGTAG
- a CDS encoding pseudouridine synthase, with protein sequence MRRLDQLLANLGYCSRREARSWIEAGRVTIGGEAANDSGQKAAAADVRIDGEPLDHPDGLLLLLHKPLGLVCSHDEREGPNIYSLLPERWRRRNPAVTSVGRLDKETSGLLLLTDQSLLVHRLTSPKHKVPKVYRASVDRDLSPDLVPLFASGTLQLEGEAHPCAPAELRLLGPREAELTLTEGRYHQVRRMLAACGLTVLTLHRARFGHLALDDLAPGAWRELPLDEFAARFGLAR encoded by the coding sequence ATGCGCCGGCTCGACCAGCTCCTCGCCAACCTCGGCTATTGCAGTCGTCGTGAAGCGCGCAGCTGGATCGAAGCAGGCCGGGTGACTATTGGTGGCGAAGCGGCCAACGATTCCGGACAGAAAGCCGCGGCGGCCGACGTGCGGATCGACGGCGAGCCACTCGACCATCCGGACGGCCTGCTCCTGCTGTTGCACAAACCCCTTGGGCTCGTCTGCTCGCATGACGAGCGCGAAGGCCCAAACATCTACTCGCTGCTGCCGGAGCGCTGGCGCCGGCGCAACCCGGCGGTCACGAGCGTCGGTCGGCTCGACAAGGAAACCAGCGGGCTGCTGCTGTTGACCGATCAGTCGTTGCTCGTGCACCGGCTCACCTCGCCGAAACACAAGGTGCCGAAAGTCTATCGCGCGTCCGTCGACCGCGATCTTTCTCCGGATCTGGTTCCGCTGTTCGCGAGCGGCACGCTGCAGCTCGAGGGCGAGGCGCATCCCTGCGCGCCCGCCGAGTTGCGGCTGCTCGGACCGCGCGAGGCGGAACTCACGCTCACCGAGGGCCGCTACCATCAGGTTCGTCGGATGCTCGCCGCCTGCGGCCTCACTGTGCTCACGCTGCATCGCGCGCGGTTCGGGCACCTCGCCCTCGACGATCTCGCGCCCGGCGCCTGGCGTGAACTGCCGCTCGACGAATTTGCCGCGCGGTTTGGTCTCGCACGATAG